The genomic region CCGTCTTTTCACCGTGGGCAGCCGCACTGTCGATTTTCGCTGCAATCGTCTCGGCGGTTTCGAGTGGCTTCTGCAAAGGCGGTGCTGCGGCTTCCGGCGACGGCTGCGCAACGGCGTGGAAAGGCTCGACGAGGCTATCCGAAGACGCTGGCAGAGCCCCGCGGCGATAACGCCGGGATGACCGCCACAGATAGAGGAGCATCAGGATGACGGCGACCGGGATCGCAAAGACGATCAGTTCAAGCAACATGTGATACGTCGCTGGGATTCCCATCACCCTTCCCCATCGTCACGCCCGCTGCCGCAATTCCCCCTGCGGCGAAACTATCAGCGGAACGGCGCCGAGTACATGAGACCGCCCTTGCTCCACAAGTTGTTGAGGCCGCGATCGAGTTTCAGCGATGAGCTTTGGCCGAGCGTGCGTTCAAAGATCTCGCCATAGTTGCCGACGTCGTGAACGACCTGATAGGCCCAGTCGCGCGGCAATCCGAGCGGCGCGCCTAGATCGGCATCGAGGCCCAGGAAGCGACGGACCTCGTGCGAGGGTGACGCCTTCATGGTGTCGACGTTGCTGCTGGAAATATTCATTTCTTCCGCGGCAACGAGTGCCATCATCACCCAGCGGACGACGGCGAACCAGCCATCATCACCAAGCCGCACAGCCGGGCCGTACGGTTCCTTCGTAATCAATTCCGGCAGCAGCATCTGATCGGCGCCGCTGGCCAAGCGGCTCTTTTCGAAGGCGAGCAACGTCATGTCGCCGGTCAGCACCGTACAGCCGCCGTCGGAATAGGTTTTGACCAGATCCTCCCAGCGATCGGACTGGATGAGTTGGTAACGCATCTTCCGGCTGCCGAAGTAATCGGAGATTGCGGTCTCATCGCTCGTTCCCGCCAGAACGCAGATCGAAGCGCCAGACAGCTCAAGAACGCTGGCGATCGAGTGATTGCGCGGAATGATGAAGCCCTGGCCATCGTAATAAAGCGTACCCACGAAGCGGGCACTGAGTTCTGTATCGCGCGTCAGCGTCCATGCCGTCGCGCCGAGAAGAACGTCAACCTCATCATCCTGCAGCGATTTGAAGCGATCGCTGGCGTTGAGGCTCAGGAGTTTCACTGCGTCACGGTCGCCAAAGATGGCGGCGGCCAGCGCTGAGCAGAATTCGACGTCCATGCCGCTCCAGGCACCGCGCGGGCTCACCTCGCTGAAGCCCGGTGCATGGTCCTGGACACCGCAGACGACCTTGCCACGGGCTTTGATTGTGTCGAGGATACTGATCGGTGCGCTTTCGGCCTCGGACGCCACCCCCAGCGCGACCACGAACAGCGCGATTGCTGCCGCCAAGACCCGCACAACGATGTTCATCTGCACTCTTCCGGCCAATGCTTCACTCGGGTCTCATCATTCCATACACGGAGCAGACAAAAGCGACGGGAGCGCCCATCGGTCCTAGCGCGCAGCCAGACATCTCGCGTCAGCGCGCAATGGTCAAGGCCTTGACCGGCAACCAAACTTGCGTCACGACGGCCGAACCCGCCCGGAGAGCTTTAGAATGACTGTAAAGAAGGAAGGTTCCGAGCGCGGAGAGCGTCCCGAGACCGACGTCGTGCACCTGGGGCGAAAGCCGTTCGAACAGCACGGCTTCGTCAATACGCCCGTCTATCGGGGATCGACGGTTCTCTATCCGACGCTCGACGCCCTTCGCGCCTATTCGCAGCCCTACACCTACGGCCGCCGCGCCACGCCGACGACGCGCGCGCTCGAAGAGGCAATCACGCAGCTGGAAGGCGGCGCCGCGACGATCTTGACGTCGTCCGGCCTCGGCGCGATCTCGACGGCGATTTTGGCATTCGCCGAGGCGGGCGATCACGTCCTGATCCTCGACAGCGTCTATCAGCCGGCCCGCACGTTCGCAGACAAAATGCTGACGCGGCTCGGCGTGGAGGTCACCTATTACGATCCGCTGATCGGCGCCGACATCGCGAAACTGTTCCGCCCGAATACACGCCTCGTCATGGTTGAGGCGCCGGGCTCGCAGACGTTCGAGATGCAGGACATTCCAGCGATTGCGGCGGCGGCTCACGCCAAGAACATCTGGGTGTTGGCCGATAACACGTGGGCGACGCCGCTCTTCTGCAAGCCGCTGGCGCTCGGCGCGGATGTGTCCATCCAGGCGGCGACCAAGTACATCGTGGGTCATGCCGATGCGATGCTTGGTACCGTCACGGCCAATGCGCGAGCCGCAAAGTTCATCGACGATGCGAAAGAACGGCTCGGCACCTGTCCCGGCTCGGAAGAAACGTATCTCGGCTTGCGCGGGCTGAGAACGCTCGCGGTGCGGCTCCAGCAGCATCAGCGCTCAGGCATTGCGGTCGCGGAATGGCTGGCGGCGCGGCCCGAGGTTGACCGCGTTCTCCATCCGGCATTGCCGAACGATCCGGGCCACGCGATCTGGAAACGCGACTTTACCGGCGCCTGCGGTTTGTTCTCGATCGTTCTCAAGCCCGTGCCACAGAAAGCGCTGGCGGCGTTCCTTGACGGATTGAAGCTGTTCGGGATGGGATATTCCTGGGGCGGATACGAAAGCCTCGTCGTGCCCTTCGACCCGACATCCTACCGCACGGCGACGCGCTGGCAGGGTCCGGGACCGGCACTGCGATTCCACATCGGCCTCGAAGCGGTCGAGGATCTCATTGCTGATCTTGCCGCTGGATTCGAACGGATGAAGAGCGCCTGAGAATGGCGCTCTTTTCCATTTAGAAGCCAAGCACCTGGCGAATGATATCGCCGACGCCGCCATCGTACTTGCGATAGCTGCCGCCGCTATTGGTCAGGCCCATCGGCGGGGTGAGACGGTCGCTGCTGCGAGTGAAGCGCACCGCTTTCAATGCCGCGGTATCGAGCGGCGGCGCCGTCGCAACGTCGATTGCGTCCCACTTGCCCGCAAGCGCCTGCTCGATGCGCTTTTGATGGCCGTACCAATCGTCGTAGTAGTGGGCCTTGCCGCCATCATCGACCCAGACCGTGAAATAGCCGACGTGGACGGGAATAGGCCTTTCGAGCTTGACCTCGTTGTCCATCGGACCGCGCTGAATGAGCTGTTTCACGTTGGGCGCGGCGTCGCCCCTATCGATGTCCAGGATGGTCTGGGCGAAGACCTGCGGATTGCGTACACGCATGCAGCCGTGGCTGTAGAGCCTGACGGGCTTGTCGAAGAGATATTTCGACGGCGTGTCGTGCAGGTAGACCGAGTGCTTGTTCGGAAAGAGCAGCTTCACGACGCCGAGCGCGTTGTCGTCGCCTGCGGGCTGATAGAAGTTGTAGGCACTCAAGTTGGCTTTCGCCCAGTTGACCTTGGTGCTGTCGATGCGGCGGCCGTTTCGCATGACGACATACCCCTGGCTCTCGATGGAGCGGCCTGACAGCAGCATAGAGAGCTTGATCGAATCCGGGATGTTCCAGCGCGGATTGAGGACGATTGTCGTCATATCCTTGGAGAAGATCGGGGTCTCCTTGTCGGCGGTGCCGACGACGACGCGATCGCTGAACAGCGTCTTACCGTCTTCTGTCAGTGCAATTGAGAATGAGGGCACGTTGACCAGGATGTGCGTATCGCCGAGAGAGCGCGGCATCCAGCGCCACTCTTCCATATTGGCAATGACGGCTTCGATCTTGTCGGCTGCCGATTTCGTATCGTCACCAGCCAGCGCCGTGCGTGTCGCAGGACCTACGAAACCGTCGGCGGCGAGGCCGTTCTGTTCCTGAAATTGCTTGATCGCCGTTTCGAGCGCATCGTTGAACAGCGAAGCATCGTCGCCTGACGTTGCAATCGCAAAGCGCTGCTTCAATATTGCGACGTCGGGCGAGCGAACGCCATTCGCGAGCATTGCGCCGCGCTTCGGAATTTGCGGCACGACCGGCTTGCTTTCATGCTCGCCGCGCAGGCTGGCGAGCAGAGCTTTCAGCTTCAGGAACTGATCCTGCTGGGGCTGGAAACCCCGCAGCACTGCATCAGGGTCGGGCCTGTCAGCAATCTGTGCCAGAACGCCGGAGGCTGGCGTAATGACCGGCTTGCGATCGAGATAATAGGAAAGCTGCTTTTCGGGGTCCGGAATGCGTGCGCCTTCGGCCTGATGGGCGTAGCGCAGAATTGCACCGGTGATTGCAATGTCGGCTGCAGCGAGTTCTTCGGGCGAGGATTGTCCGTCACCGAGCATTTTCGTAGCGGCAGTGACGTTGAAATCGGAGGCGTCGAGACCCCATTCGCCAGCGCGGCCCAATTCGGCGATCGCGAGGTCAGCGGCGTGCGTCAGTCCCTTATCGTCGACCCACAGCGGTCGGCATTGCCGACCTTGATAGAATGAGACGACGGCGGCGCGGTCGCTTGTATCGAAGGCCAGCGTGGTCGAAAGCTTGGTGCAAAGCGCCGCTGGGACACCGGTCAGGGGAGCTGGCGTTTCCGCGGGCGGTGTCGAAATGGCTTGCGCGGCTTCGATGTTCGGAACGTTGGGGGGCGGCGCGGCATCCTCGGCAATGGCGAGCCCAGGGATCTGCACGACGGCAAGGGCGCCGCATATCATGAACGGCCTGACGTGCGACCCGATGAGCGACCGGCCGCTCCAGGACTTGGATAGAACGTGAGGGCCGCGGGGGGACAAGGTCATGGTACGCACTCGCTACATTTCGGTGGTGACCGTGGGCAAAGCTAACCTAAGCAAGCTTCGCTCGGCTTCCAGCATAAGATTTTAAATCGTGCTCCAAGGTTAAATGTTAATAACGGGCGCCGTTGCAATTTCCTTCGCAATAGATGCCAACGCGTGGCGATCCCGGCAGGGCTCGAACCTGCAACCTTCGGAGTCGAATTCCGACGCTCTATCCATTGAGCCACGGGACCAGATGTGACGCCTGTGTGCGACGACTGCGTGAAACCAACAATCGCCGCTTTCTGAAGTCAGTATCTTCGCAACGCGAACGATGTGATTCCATCGCAATGATTGCATATTCCAGACAGTTGATAAACGCGATCATGAGTGGAACCGGCGATCAACGTTCGAGTTAGCGAAGAAAGCGGGGATGTTGGCTTTTTTCGTCAGGGGGACACTGTCGAGATATGACTTTCATCGAGCAAGCCTGCCATCGGCAGGCCGTTGAGCTTTGGAGAAACCGGCCGAATCTGCACGACTGGCGTCTGCGCATCTTTTCGCAAATTTTGCGGTATTGCGAGATTTCCGGCGAGCGCCCGACCACATCCGCATCCATCGTATTGCTCAGAGGCGTGGCGGCGGTGGGGGCAGATGCCTACCGCAAGAATGCTCCAGCATTATCGGAGCTGCGGCATTCCCTGGCGTCCGAACCGCAGATGGTCGTGCGCAAGCTGATTGAGTTTTATGCCAAAGCCGAAGACGAGCTTCGTCTCCATCGCGAGATTGTGGCGCGGATGCTGCCGGAACGCGGGCGTTAGCGGCTATCTCGTTACCTTCTTTTCGAGCCAACGGGACGCGGAACCATCCGCGTCCGGGGTCCGTTTCCGGACTGCAAACGGCAACAAGAAAAGGAGAGAAACGCGATGAAAGGCTTCAAAGTCGGCGCCGCTGCATTGGCCCTCGTGGCAGCCGGCTCGCTCAGCGCGATGGCTGCGGACTATAGTTCCGGCGTCAGACCTGAGGTGCCGGGCAGCAAGCCAACAACGGTGACGCCTGCTCCCGCGAACGAAGGCGCGAGCACGGGCGAATCCGGCGCGACGAGCCCGGCAGGCATCCCGGCGGATCCGACAACGAACGAAAATGTTCAGCCCGGCCCTTCGACGGGAACACCGAATGACCCCGCGGCAGGGTCGAACCCAGGCGCTCGCGTCCCAAGCTCGCCTCCGGGAACGGGAAGCTCCAGCCCGTAACTCGATCTTCCAATCGGCATAAAGACAGAAGGCTCCGGATGCATTCCGGAGCCTTCTGCTTGGACGCTGTCTCTCTATCGAGGCGCGTTCAATCTACGCATGCCTGATAGCGCCGCCACCAGTACGGGCTACCCGTACGCACGGCCCGGCGATACAGCCAGCCGCAATCGTCGCCGGCGTCATAATAGTAATCGTCATAATAGCCGTAACCGTAATATGGCCAGCCGCCATAGGCATAAATCGGATAGCCGCGCCAACGGCGTCCATGCCGCCAATACTTGCTGCCACCACGCCAGCGATTGGCGTTGGCGTATCCGTATCTCCTGCCGGGGCGAAAGACACGGCCGCCGTTCGGAACGCGCGCGAAATTGCGCGGCCCGCGATACACTTGCCCGCGAAAAGCTCGCGGCCCGCTGAAGCCCGGTCCACCACGGAAGCCGCCACCTCCACCGTGGAAGCCACCGCCGCCGTGGAAGCCGCCACCTCCACTTCGCGCATCGGCAGTCGCGCTGCCGAGCGCCAGGAGCAACGCAGCTCCCAGCGCCGCGATCATCTTGAGGTTCATACTAAAAACTCCTTAGGTCTCTCAGGTGGATGCCCTCACGACATCCTTAGCGACTAAACTTCCGGGTAAATGTCGCAGTTCCGGAAGGGAACTCTTTGAGGTGGCGCAAACGCAAGTCCGTTCGTTGCAGGGAAATGGAATTGCCCAGCGGTCGAAATGTTGTGGAACAAGACGTGCCCGGTTGCCGTTGGATAGCCAGACGGATGCACCAGCGTACGTCAGGCGCCTGTCAAACGGCGCCCGGGCCGCTCGGGAGCCTTGCGCTCCCAGCGGCTTTGCTTTGATCTACGTCTAGCGCGCAGGCATTGCCGAGCCTTACACTTGTCGCGGCGAGCCCTGGTCCGGATGCAGTCGAATGGCGAAGAGAAAGCTTTCCGAATACCGCGCCAAGCGTGATTTCACCAAAACGGCGGAACCCAGCGGCACGTCGGTGGTCCGTCCGGCGCAGCATTTGCGTTTCGTCATTCAGAAACACGACGCGACACGGCTGCATTATGACTTCCGGCTAGAACTCGACGGCGTGTTCAAATCGTGGGCCGTGACGCGCGGTCCCTCCGTCGATCCGAAAGATAAGCGCCTTGCCGTCGAGGTCGAAGATCATCCGCTCGACTACGGCGATTTCGAAGGCACCATTCCCAAAGGTCAATATGGCGGCGGCACCGTGATGCTGTGGGACCGCGGTTTCTGGGCGCCGGTCGGAGACAAGAGCCCAGAACAACAACTGCGCGACGGCGAATTGAAATTCGTGCTCGCAGGCGAGAAGCTCAAAGGCAGCTGGGTACTCGTCAAAATGAAAAACGATCGCTACGGCGGCGGCAAGCGCAATAACTGGCTGCTCATCAAGCATAAGGACGAAGGCGCGCGCGCGGGTGACGCCGACAAGATCCTGTCGCAGGATCGCTCCGTCGCCTCGAAGCGGACGATGACGCAGATCGCAGCGGGCGAAGGCCATGGACCCGAACCTTTCATTCTTCGCGGGCGGCGCGCCAAGCGGCCCGATGCGGTCTGGCATTCGAACGCATCACCGGATGACGATGAGCCTAAGCCTGCAGCCCGAAAGAAACCGCTGAAACGGACACCCGTTCGCAAGATGCGCAAGACAGGAACCAAGTCGCAATCGGATGCGCCGTCAACCGCCGACAAAGTGCTCGGCATCGCGATCTCTCACCCAGAGAAAGAGCTTTGGCCCGGCGGCACGGGCGAGGCCGTCAGCAAGCTCGATCTTGCGCATTATCTAGAAACGGTCGGTGAGTGGATGCTGCCTCATATCAAGGGGCGGCCCTGCTCCGTCATTCGCGCGCCCGACGGCATCGACGGGCAGAGCTTCTTTCAGCGTCACGCCATGCGCGGGATGTCGCCGGAAATCGACCTCGTGAAAATATCGGGCGATCGCGAGCCTTATATTGAAGTCAATTCGGTGGAAGGCCTGATCGCGCTCGGCCAGATCGCAGCGCTCGAATTTCATCCGTGGAACTGCGCTCCGTTCGAACCCGATGTTCCGGGGCGGCTCGTGTTCGATCTCGATCCGGCGCCGGATGTCGATTTCGGCCGCGTTGTCGTGGCGGCCAACGAACTGCGCGAGCGGCTCGAAGATGTCGGTCTTGTCGCATTCTGCAAGACCACTGGCGGCAAGGGAATTCACGTCGTGACGCCCCTGAAGACACGCGGCGGCGCGGGCGTGGGGTGGGACGAAGCTAAAGCGTTCGCGGGCGCCTTGTGCCAACAGATGGCCAAGGACAGCCCCGACGCCTATCTCATCAAGATGACCAAGAAGCTGCGCAAGGGCCGCATTTTTCTGGATTACCTGCGCAATGATCGCATGGCGACTGCCGTTGCACCATTGTCTCCGCGTGCGCGGCCAGGGGCGACCGTGTCGATGCCGCTGACGTGGGCGCAAGTGAAACAAGGGCTCGATCCCAAACGCTTCACCGTGCACAGCGTACCTGCGCTCCTCAAAAAATCATCCGCATGGAAGGACTATTGCGACAGCGAGCGGCCGCTGAAGACCGCGATCAAGAAACTTCTAGGATCGTGAGCCTGTGCGAAAAGCAGCGCCGGTAAAACGCCCGCGATCGGTCCCGTTGAAGGCTTCGGCGCTAAAATCCGGGCGCGGTCTAGTCTCTCCATCCAAAATCGAAGGCGCGGTCAAGTCGGCCATGCCGTCATTCGTTGAGCCTTGCCTGGCGACGCTCGTCGCGAAGCCGCCAATCGGCGAGGAATGGGTGCACGAGATCAAGTTCGACGGCTATCGCATTCAGGCCCGCATCGACCGTAACGACGTTCGCTTGCTGACGCGCAACGGGCTCGACTGGACCGATCGTTTCGGCGGGCTTGCAAAGGCGCTCGCCGAATTTCATCGCGGAAAAGCCATCATCGATGGCGAGCTTGTCGTCGAAGACGCGAATGGTCATTCGAGCTTTTCGGCGCTCGCCGCCGCGCTGAAAAGCGGGCGCAGTGAAAAGTTCGTTCTGCACTGTTTCGATCTTCTCTATCTCGATGGCCTCAATCTCATCGGCGCGACGCTGCGAGATCGCAAACGTCTGCTTGAGAAGCTCTTCGTGCGCCGGGCGAAGGCCGGCCCGATCCGATACAGCGGGCATCTCGCCGTTGACGGCGCACGCATGCTTTCAGATGCTTGCAGTCTCGGCCTCGAAGGCATCATTTCGAAGCGGATCGACCGGCCCTATCGCTCGGGCCGGCACGACGACTGGCTGAAATCGAAATGTATTCAGGTCGATGAGTTCGTGATCGTCGGCTACCTCGTCTCGAGCGCCGGGCCGAACGCGGTCGGCGCGCTGGTCGTCGGCTATTACGACAAGAAGCGATTGATCTATGCCGGACGGGTTGGCACCGGGTACACGCATCGAACCGCGGCCGACCTGATGCGCAGGCTGAGGCCGCTTCATGTCGATGCGCCCCCGGTCCAGGGACCGCTGACGAATCTGCAGCGCAGAGACGTCGTCTGGGTCCGTCCCGATCTTGTGGCACAGATCGAGTATCGTGCCTGGACGGGCGATGGGTTGCTGAGACACGCGGCGTTCAAAGGCTTGCGGGAAGATAAGCCCGCAAAAGACGTTCGCCGCCCTATCACTAAAGTGATCGAGACTTAAATATCTCAGGTGAAGGGGAAGAACATCGTCTGAGCCAAGTGCGGCGTCAGGAACATCCACATCCAAAGCGCAAAGAACGGGTGCATTTCGAGCCTCCTGAATTTGCTGTTGCAATCAGGCGAGATCGCGACCCGTCTCACATTTTACGAGAAACCGCTGTGGACCTTCAAAGTCCGCTCAGCGAGCCGGAGCAATTCGCAGTGTTCGTGAAAGGTATCACGAGTCTGCGACATTTTGGACCAAAAATCACCGGCCGCGCGACTTCCGCTTTTGTGCTTTCGGCGGAGCCCGCTTGACGGGCTCGCGCTTCTGGCGTGCAGCTGCCGTTTTGGTGCGTGTGTTCGTGGGCTTGGCTTTCGACTTTCCTGTCGAGCGACGTAGCGCTTCCATGAAGTCGATGACCGTGCCGCCCGAAGGTTCGTCGCCGCCGCCTGCAACTTCCGTCGACAGGCCGCCTTCGACCTTTTCCTTCACAAGGGCGCGCAATGCTTCGGAGTAATGATTTTTGAAGTCCGACGGTTCGAACTTTCGCGTCCGCTCGTCGATGAGCTGCTTCGCCATGTTGACCAACTCGGGTCGCAGCTTGCTTGAGCCGATGCCGGAGAAGATCTCGTCAGCGTCGCGGATCTCGTTGGCATAGCGGAGCGTCTCAAGCATCAGGCCATTGCCGCAGGGCTTCATCGCCACGAGATTTTCGCGGCCGCGGATCGTCAGCTGTCCGACGCCATATTTTTCGGTAGCACGCAGCGCGTCGCGAATGATGCGATAGCCCTCTTCCGCCACGTCACCGTCGGGCAGAACATAATAAGGATTGTCAAAATAGAGCGGGTCGATGGAGCAAGCATCGACGAATTCTGTCAACTCGACCGTATGGCGGGTGTTGAGCTTCAGCTTGTCGAGCTCGTCAGGCTCGAATAGGACATAGTTGCCATCATCGAGTTCATAGCCTTGGACGATGTCGGCCTGCGGCACGACGCGGCCACCCTCACCCGCCACCTTCTGATAGCGGATGCGCTGCTTCGTCTTGCGGTCGACCTGATGGAGCGCGATCTTGTCTTCCGAAGCGGTGGCGCTAACGAGACGAATGGGAATGGTAACGAGCGCGAGGCGCAAATGTCCCTTCCAAAAGGACCGTGCCGCTGCCATGGCTCAACTCCTCAAGAACGCGATACTGACAGCCATATAGCACGCCACCGGCGTCGCGGCTAAGGGCCCAAACTGCGAACGCACGTTAACAAGACCCGGTTCCGGGCATTTTGAGTTCTCTCAAACTTGCTTAAATTCGAATTGCCGTTGCAGCGCTCCCATTCAGCGAACCTGATGCGCTCGCCGCCTGCCGCCTCCGCCGGTATTTTCCGAGCGACACTTAAGCGGCGTGAACGTGCTGCAAAAATCTCTAAACTTGATCTAGCCCAACGTTCGCACGCGGTTACGGTTTAGCGTCAGATGAGACTAGGAAGCTCTGGACGAGGCGCCTTATGCCCAAGATTGACAGTCGGCCCAAACAGGCTTCGACGCCGCTGTTTAGCGTACCGGTCTTTTGGCCGATGGCCTTGGCTGAGCAGCTAAGCGTCGATGGCCTGGACATCTATGCAAAGAACCTGAGGTTTCTCGACGAAGCCGTCAAGCTCGACACCGGCCTCAAGCCGAAGCTTGCGACGCCTAATAAAGTCCGCCTCGACCTGCGTGAAATGACGTTGCGCGACTACGGCGCCGAAGGCGGCATGCCCGCGCTGGTGATTGCGCCGTTTGCCGGTCACACCGCGATGATCGCCGACTTCAATAAGGGGCAAAGCCTCATCGAAACGCTCATGGGGGGCGGCATTCAGCACGTCGTGCTGACCGATTGGAAATCGGCGACGCCTGATATGAAAGACCTCGAAGTCGACGATTACCTAGCGGCTTTGATTGTCGCGATCGACGATCTCGGCGGCAAAGTCGATCTCATCGGGCTATGTCAGGGCGGTTGGTTCGCGGCAATGATCGCCGCCCGCTTCCCCGAAAAGGTCAACAAGCTTGTCCTTGCCGGCGCTCCCATCGATACCGACGCGGGAGACGGTCCGATCAAGCGGATGGCGCACACCTATCCGATATCATTCTACCAAGAACTGGTGCGTCTCGGTGGCGGCCTCATGAAGGGCCGCTTCATGCTGCAGGGGTGGAAGAACATGCACCCGGAGGAGCACTACTTTAAAAACTATGTCGATCTTTACGAGCACATCGACGATCCGGCCTATATCGCCAAGGAAGAAAAATTCGAGAGCTGGTACGAGAACCCACTCGATCTGCCGGGGCGTTGGTATCTCGAAGTCATCACTCAGATCTTTAAGGAAAATCGTCTGGCCAAAGGCGAATTCGTTGCCCTCGGCAGAAAATTGGATCTACGTTCGATTACGTGCCCAACCTATCTTCTGGCCGGTGCGGCGGATGATATCACGACGCCCGAGCAGGTTCTCGATGCCAGCAAATACATCGGAACACCGGCCTCCCTCATCGCCAAGCAAACCGTTCCCGGCGGACATATCGGACTGTTTATGGGCTCGCATACCCTCAAAGATAAATGGCCCAGTATCGTGAAATGGATTCGAACGTAGCCAACGGTTGTTGACATGTCGCCTCAACTGAATGGAACGGTGATCGCGGTCCGTGGAGCCGTCGTCGATATCCGCTTCGACGCCGGTCTTCCCGGCATTGAGACCGCGCTCGACGTGGCATGGAACAGACCGGGCCGGCTCGTGCTGGAAGTCCACAGCCATCTTGACGCCGCAACCGTGCGCGCTGTCGCGATGCAGTCGACGTCTGGGTTGAGACGCGGCACGCCGGTGCGGTCGACGGGCAGCGCGATTTCAGTTCCGGTCGGGCAAGCCGTTCTCGGCCGTCTTCTGGATGTGGTCGGCAACGTCGGAGACGAAGGCGCGCCGCTACCGGCCGATGTCCCGACACGCGGCATTCACGCCGCGCCGCCGCGTCTTAAAGATGAGACCGGCTCGTCGGCACTGTTCGAGACAGGCATCAAGGTCATCGATCTGCTGGCGCCGCTGCCGCAAGGCGGCAAAGCTGCGATGTTCGGCGGCGCAGGCGTCGGCAAGACGGTTCTGGTCATGGAACTGATCCATGCGATGGCGGAGAAATATCGCGGCATTTCGGTCTTTGCCGGTGTCGGCGAGCGGTCGCGCGAGGGCCACGAGCTGCTGACCGATATGCGCGGCTCCGGCGTTCTGGCACATACCGTGCTCGTCTACGGACAGATGAACGAACCGCCCGGCGCACGCTGGCGCGTGCCGATGACGGCACTGACGATCGCGGAGCATTTCCGCGATGCGCGCCACCAGAACGTTCTGCTGCTGATGGACAACGTGTTCCGCTTCGTACAGGCGGGCAGCGAAATTTCAAGTCTGCTCGGGCGGCTGCCGTCGCGCGTCGGCTATCAACCAACGCTTGCGAGCGAAGTCGCTGCTTTGGAAGAGCGTATCGCGTCGGTCGCCGGAGCCGCGGTCACTGCGATCCAAGCGGTCTACGTGCCCGCCGACGATTTCACTGATCCGGCCGTCACAGCAATTTCGACACACATGGACAGCATGATCATGTTGTCTCGAAATCTTGCGGCCCAAGGCTTTTATCCCGCCGTCGATCCGTTGGCTTCGTCGTCGGTGCTTCTCGATCCGCTGATCGTCGGCGCCGATCATTATGCGCTCGCCGAACGCGCGCGGGAAACACTCGCCCGCTTCAAGGATCTCGAAGACATCATCGCGCTGCTCGGCGTCGACGAATTGGG from Hyphomicrobium sp. MC1 harbors:
- a CDS encoding Ku protein translates to MAAARSFWKGHLRLALVTIPIRLVSATASEDKIALHQVDRKTKQRIRYQKVAGEGGRVVPQADIVQGYELDDGNYVLFEPDELDKLKLNTRHTVELTEFVDACSIDPLYFDNPYYVLPDGDVAEEGYRIIRDALRATEKYGVGQLTIRGRENLVAMKPCGNGLMLETLRYANEIRDADEIFSGIGSSKLRPELVNMAKQLIDERTRKFEPSDFKNHYSEALRALVKEKVEGGLSTEVAGGGDEPSGGTVIDFMEALRRSTGKSKAKPTNTRTKTAAARQKREPVKRAPPKAQKRKSRGR
- a CDS encoding alpha/beta fold hydrolase, producing the protein MPKIDSRPKQASTPLFSVPVFWPMALAEQLSVDGLDIYAKNLRFLDEAVKLDTGLKPKLATPNKVRLDLREMTLRDYGAEGGMPALVIAPFAGHTAMIADFNKGQSLIETLMGGGIQHVVLTDWKSATPDMKDLEVDDYLAALIVAIDDLGGKVDLIGLCQGGWFAAMIAARFPEKVNKLVLAGAPIDTDAGDGPIKRMAHTYPISFYQELVRLGGGLMKGRFMLQGWKNMHPEEHYFKNYVDLYEHIDDPAYIAKEEKFESWYENPLDLPGRWYLEVITQIFKENRLAKGEFVALGRKLDLRSITCPTYLLAGAADDITTPEQVLDASKYIGTPASLIAKQTVPGGHIGLFMGSHTLKDKWPSIVKWIRT
- the atpD gene encoding F0F1 ATP synthase subunit beta — encoded protein: MSPQLNGTVIAVRGAVVDIRFDAGLPGIETALDVAWNRPGRLVLEVHSHLDAATVRAVAMQSTSGLRRGTPVRSTGSAISVPVGQAVLGRLLDVVGNVGDEGAPLPADVPTRGIHAAPPRLKDETGSSALFETGIKVIDLLAPLPQGGKAAMFGGAGVGKTVLVMELIHAMAEKYRGISVFAGVGERSREGHELLTDMRGSGVLAHTVLVYGQMNEPPGARWRVPMTALTIAEHFRDARHQNVLLLMDNVFRFVQAGSEISSLLGRLPSRVGYQPTLASEVAALEERIASVAGAAVTAIQAVYVPADDFTDPAVTAISTHMDSMIMLSRNLAAQGFYPAVDPLASSSVLLDPLIVGADHYALAERARETLARFKDLEDIIALLGVDELGSEDRLVVKRARRLQRFLSQPFSVTEAFTGMPGKSVSRKETLAGCRAILDGETDDWAESSLYMCGSLEDARAKEHEARTAA